The following are from one region of the Phycisphaeraceae bacterium genome:
- the obgE gene encoding GTPase ObgE, which produces MLADNAVIHIQAGNGGDGCVSFRREKYIPKGGPDGGDGGKGGDVIAIGDENVHTLLDFRGKHHWKGRNGEMGRGKQQTGADGEESVLRLPPGTMIYNHETGELIADLKPGDRVVIAKGGQGGKGNINFATSTHQTPREFTPGEPGEGFDCRLELKLIADIGLVGKPNAGKSTFLTASTRARAKVADYPFTTLSPQLGIAELDADRRLVIADIPGLIEGASEGAGLGHDFLKHIERTRVLVHVLDVMPSDETTPEDNYRAIRAELEAYSPILAEKPEIIALNKLDLLPDEESREEAIKGMRASLRLGVDTLVFGISGATGMGVRDLMEQCWKIAGTERLMRKPAFVNAPKE; this is translated from the coding sequence ATGCTCGCCGACAACGCGGTCATCCACATCCAGGCAGGCAACGGGGGCGACGGATGCGTCTCCTTCCGGCGCGAGAAGTACATCCCCAAGGGCGGGCCCGACGGCGGTGACGGCGGCAAGGGCGGCGATGTCATCGCCATCGGCGACGAGAATGTCCACACCCTCCTCGACTTCCGCGGCAAGCACCACTGGAAGGGACGCAACGGCGAGATGGGGCGCGGCAAGCAGCAGACCGGCGCCGACGGAGAGGAATCCGTCCTGCGCCTGCCCCCCGGCACCATGATCTACAACCATGAGACGGGCGAGCTGATCGCCGACCTCAAGCCGGGCGACCGAGTCGTGATCGCCAAGGGCGGGCAGGGGGGCAAGGGCAACATCAACTTCGCGACCTCGACCCACCAGACGCCGCGCGAGTTCACGCCGGGCGAACCGGGGGAGGGCTTCGATTGCCGGCTGGAACTGAAACTCATCGCCGACATCGGGCTGGTGGGCAAGCCCAACGCGGGCAAGAGCACCTTCCTGACGGCGAGCACGCGTGCGCGCGCGAAGGTGGCGGACTACCCGTTCACGACGCTGTCGCCGCAGTTGGGCATCGCGGAACTCGACGCCGATCGGCGCCTGGTGATCGCGGATATTCCCGGTTTGATCGAGGGCGCGTCGGAGGGCGCCGGGCTGGGGCACGACTTCCTCAAGCACATCGAGCGCACGCGCGTGCTCGTGCATGTGCTGGATGTGATGCCCAGCGACGAGACGACGCCCGAAGACAACTACCGCGCGATCCGCGCCGAGCTGGAGGCGTACTCGCCGATCCTCGCGGAGAAGCCGGAGATCATCGCGCTGAACAAACTCGACCTGCTGCCGGATGAGGAGTCTCGCGAGGAGGCGATCAAGGGCATGCGCGCGTCGCTGCGGCTGGGCGTGGACACGCTGGTCTTCGGCATCTCGGGCGCGACGGGCATGGGCGTGCGCGACCTGATGGAGCAGTGCTGGAAGATCGCGGGCACGGAGCGACTGATGCGCAAGCCGGCGTTCGTGAATGCGCCGAAGGAGTGA
- a CDS encoding 50S ribosomal protein L27 — MAHKKGQGSTKNGRDSNPQYLGVKLYGGQVAKAGSIIIRQRGTPIKAGFMVKRAKDDTLFALCAGSVIFQNGKVHIDPFDTTIPKPFYLKTAATA, encoded by the coding sequence ATGGCACATAAAAAGGGACAGGGCTCGACCAAGAACGGTCGCGACTCCAACCCCCAGTATCTCGGCGTCAAGCTCTACGGCGGTCAGGTCGCGAAGGCCGGATCGATCATCATCCGGCAGCGCGGCACGCCCATCAAGGCCGGCTTCATGGTCAAGCGCGCCAAGGACGACACCCTGTTCGCCCTCTGCGCCGGCTCGGTGATCTTCCAGAACGGCAAGGTCCACATCGACCCGTTCGACACGACGATCCCCAAGCCCTTCTACCTCAAGACCGCCGCCACCGCCTGA
- a CDS encoding GNAT family N-acetyltransferase, giving the protein MTTAQPNPPDKLRPLLSVDADAQALEAVRIGQDLLLDAAGALVAEVEPDRRLGGRRFLDAAREHGLDLSNLWGVLDAHGSVRHAALATPGSGRTHMCFTSHVRTSEEAHGLAVALDAACGAIATRGLAQALLDSDDIPQAIAFERAGFRRLATLGYLRRRAPRSRRTAPPTSKRSRDFLPEGVTLEQWRPGLDQDFIAALERSYADTLDCPELCGLRDTSDVLESHKAAGEFHPSLWWLVRDRGEPSGAMLFSPSPQHTHIELVYLGIAPSLRGRGLAKDLLDEGLRALERRPERVITCAVDQRNEPAKRLYRAAGFEQFSERVAYIRPVGRAVGG; this is encoded by the coding sequence GTGACGACGGCCCAGCCCAACCCGCCCGACAAGCTCCGGCCCCTCCTCTCGGTCGACGCCGACGCGCAGGCGCTCGAAGCGGTCCGGATCGGGCAGGACCTGCTGCTCGACGCCGCCGGGGCGCTCGTCGCCGAGGTCGAGCCGGACCGACGCCTCGGGGGCAGGCGGTTCCTCGACGCCGCTCGCGAGCACGGGCTCGACCTGTCGAACCTGTGGGGCGTGCTGGACGCCCATGGCTCCGTGCGGCACGCGGCGCTCGCGACGCCCGGCTCGGGCAGGACGCACATGTGCTTCACCTCGCATGTCAGGACCTCCGAGGAGGCCCACGGTCTCGCTGTCGCGCTCGACGCGGCGTGCGGCGCGATCGCGACGCGCGGGCTTGCGCAGGCACTGCTCGACTCGGACGACATCCCCCAGGCGATCGCGTTCGAGCGCGCCGGGTTCCGGCGTCTCGCGACGCTCGGGTATCTCAGGCGTCGCGCGCCGCGCTCGCGCCGCACCGCGCCGCCTACGAGCAAACGGTCGCGAGACTTTCTCCCCGAGGGGGTCACGCTCGAGCAGTGGCGCCCGGGACTCGATCAGGACTTCATCGCCGCCCTCGAACGCAGTTACGCCGACACGCTCGACTGCCCGGAGCTCTGCGGCCTGCGCGACACATCCGATGTGCTGGAGAGCCACAAGGCAGCCGGGGAGTTTCACCCGTCGCTGTGGTGGCTGGTGCGCGACCGGGGAGAGCCGTCGGGCGCGATGCTTTTCTCGCCGAGCCCGCAGCACACGCATATCGAGCTGGTGTATCTGGGCATCGCGCCCTCGCTCCGGGGGCGCGGGCTCGCGAAGGACCTGCTCGACGAGGGGCTCCGGGCGCTGGAGCGCCGCCCCGAGCGCGTGATCACCTGCGCCGTCGACCAACGGAACGAGCCCGCCAAGCGGCTGTACCGCGCGGCGGGCTTCGAGCAGTTTTCGGAGCGTGTGGCCTACATCAGGCCCGTTGGTCGCGCGGTCGGCGGGTGA
- a CDS encoding Zn-dependent oligopeptidase — MRTSAVSWIIAASLLVGCAGSTRESQTADRPQPQAAPAQPAALREVQLAHPAKTIADFEQAARARRVRIEIPRFETTPGDVVAAVDSSINAAESAIAQFVAQDPDRTTFQTTVARLDDIVYPVTNVTSRLYLIKESSLDPAVRAAATEQVARLQEWFVGLQYREEVFGVIKAFSDRYEAGRGTRLRGEDLKLYQDTMRDFRRAGLHLDPATRARVEDLRKQLARVSTEFDTNITNADVSIAFTKAELEGVPEQMLAGFARQGDSYTLRPTVITNFLAVMNNATREETRRKMKIARFSVAQEENTPILNEMVRLRQEIAGILGYSSWADFQIEPRMARTGARALAFCEDAKRGLDPKFIDEIAQMRAMKINDTGDSSATIQIWDWRYYENQLKKAKYQVDAEALRAYFPLDRSLAGMFNVFESIFDLRIEQIENPQPMAEGVTLYAVSDARTSEPLGLFYLDLFPREGKYNHFAQFGIIDGKLLADGTYQRPAVALVCNFNPPSGDRPSLLSHQEVETLFHEFGHALHTILTRAKYVAFSGTSVPRDFVEAPSQMLENWVWDMDVLNSFAADYRDPSKKIPAELLERMEAAKLATIGTFYRRQLAFAIGDLRLHTGSGTPDAQRVVNGAMSDVFLPVPEGTHFAAYWGHLSGYDAGYYGYAWADAIAADMATRFFGAPDGLMDKRVGMALRNEIYAVGGSRDAEESIRAFLGRERSNQAFYESLGITPGK, encoded by the coding sequence ATGCGCACCAGCGCCGTTTCATGGATCATCGCGGCATCGCTGCTCGTCGGCTGCGCCGGTTCGACGCGCGAGTCCCAGACCGCTGACCGTCCCCAGCCCCAGGCCGCCCCGGCGCAGCCCGCCGCGCTGCGCGAGGTGCAGCTCGCTCACCCGGCGAAGACCATCGCCGATTTCGAGCAGGCGGCGCGCGCCCGGCGCGTGCGGATCGAGATCCCCCGGTTCGAGACCACGCCGGGCGATGTCGTCGCCGCCGTCGACTCGTCGATCAACGCGGCCGAGTCCGCCATCGCGCAGTTCGTCGCGCAGGACCCCGACCGGACGACCTTCCAGACCACGGTGGCGCGCCTCGACGACATCGTGTACCCCGTGACGAATGTCACGAGCCGGCTGTACCTCATCAAGGAGTCGAGTCTCGACCCGGCGGTGCGCGCCGCCGCCACCGAGCAGGTCGCCCGCCTGCAGGAGTGGTTCGTCGGGCTGCAGTACCGCGAAGAGGTCTTCGGCGTGATCAAGGCGTTCAGCGATCGCTACGAGGCGGGGCGCGGCACGCGTCTGCGCGGCGAAGACCTCAAGCTCTACCAGGACACGATGCGCGACTTCCGGCGCGCCGGCCTGCACCTGGACCCGGCGACGCGCGCTCGCGTCGAGGACCTGCGCAAGCAGCTCGCGCGAGTGAGCACCGAGTTCGACACCAACATCACCAACGCCGATGTCAGCATCGCGTTCACGAAGGCCGAGCTCGAGGGCGTCCCGGAGCAGATGCTCGCCGGCTTCGCGCGCCAGGGCGACTCCTACACGCTTCGCCCGACCGTCATCACGAACTTCCTCGCGGTGATGAACAACGCGACGCGTGAGGAGACCCGTCGCAAGATGAAAATCGCGAGATTCTCCGTCGCGCAGGAGGAGAACACGCCGATCCTGAACGAGATGGTGCGCCTGCGCCAGGAGATCGCCGGCATACTCGGTTACTCCAGCTGGGCGGACTTCCAGATCGAGCCCCGGATGGCCAGGACCGGCGCGAGGGCGCTCGCGTTCTGCGAGGACGCGAAGCGCGGCCTTGATCCGAAGTTCATCGACGAGATCGCGCAGATGCGCGCGATGAAGATCAACGACACCGGCGACTCCAGCGCGACCATCCAGATCTGGGACTGGCGCTACTACGAGAACCAGCTCAAGAAAGCGAAGTACCAGGTCGACGCCGAGGCCCTGCGGGCCTATTTCCCGCTCGACCGCTCGCTCGCCGGGATGTTCAACGTCTTCGAGTCGATCTTCGACCTGCGCATCGAGCAGATCGAGAACCCCCAGCCGATGGCCGAGGGCGTGACGCTCTACGCGGTCTCCGACGCGCGCACCAGCGAGCCGCTCGGGCTGTTCTACCTCGACCTGTTCCCGCGCGAGGGCAAGTACAACCACTTCGCGCAGTTCGGCATCATCGACGGCAAGCTGCTCGCCGACGGGACCTACCAGCGCCCCGCCGTCGCGCTCGTCTGCAACTTCAACCCTCCGTCGGGGGATCGCCCCTCGCTCCTGAGCCACCAGGAGGTCGAGACGCTCTTCCACGAGTTCGGCCACGCGCTGCACACGATCCTCACGCGCGCCAAGTACGTCGCGTTCTCGGGCACCAGCGTCCCGCGCGACTTCGTCGAGGCGCCATCCCAGATGCTCGAGAACTGGGTGTGGGACATGGACGTGCTCAACTCCTTCGCCGCGGATTACCGCGATCCGTCGAAGAAGATCCCGGCCGAACTCCTCGAGCGCATGGAGGCGGCCAAGCTCGCGACCATCGGGACGTTCTACCGGCGCCAGCTCGCCTTCGCGATCGGCGACCTGCGCCTGCACACCGGCTCGGGCACCCCCGACGCGCAGCGCGTCGTCAACGGCGCGATGTCGGATGTCTTCCTGCCCGTCCCCGAGGGCACGCACTTCGCCGCCTACTGGGGCCACCTGTCCGGCTACGACGCCGGGTACTACGGCTACGCGTGGGCCGACGCGATCGCCGCCGACATGGCGACGCGGTTCTTCGGCGCGCCCGACGGCCTGATGGACAAGCGGGTGGGCATGGCGCTCCGCAACGAGATCTACGCCGTGGGCGGCTCGCGCGACGCCGAGGAATCGATCCGCGCGTTCCTCGGTCGTGAGCGATCGAACCAGGCGTTCTATGAGAGTCTCGGCATCACGCCGGGCAAGTGA
- the otsB gene encoding trehalose-phosphatase — translation MTPELRERIVQASRAPILLVASDYDGTISPIVANPLDARPQRESIVALQALAQMPQTHVAVISGRSLRQLAEMTGLPESVHLVGSHGSEFDPDFASRLSAEQQRLRDRLIESLGALAAAHPGCTVEEKPASVAFHYRNASEIDAPRALRAVEEGPMAFEGVTVKRGKMVIELCVTPVSKADALERIRHRVGAAVAIFVGDDVTDEDAFGVLSGPDLAIKVGEGETRASLRVDDTQEVARMLAELAELREEWVRGCDATPIEQHSYLSDQRTGALVTPDGRVSWLCAPRVDSPAMFAHLLGGESAGHFTIRPAHPDAKPLEQRYVGDSLVLETRWRDLRVVDYLDVSSGRSSQRAGRVDLVRVVEGEGAVEITFAPRLDFGRVGTTLEEINDGLAVEDTHDPISLRAPGVAWTITREGPHDTARALVEVSPDRPLVLELRYGAGGGASAHPEPERREQSRRAWASWASRLTLPEIEPELVRRSALTLKSLCYAPTGAILAAATTSLPEHIGGVRNWDYRYCWLRDGAMAAAALVKLGSTGEAMRFLDWVLDVVDRTDSPERLHPLYTVSGGELGAEATIQELSGYRGSRPVRVGNAASRQVQLDVFGPIVDLIWLLHERGAPISGEHWRLVEAMVSAVQRRWREPDHGIWEVRGPRRHHTHSKLECWVAADRAVLLAQRFLGRTRDDWIALRDTIAKDLLDRAWSEELGAYGAAYDLHEPDAAVLPLAICGLVKPDDERFRRTVEVIEKRLRLGPAVYRYRYDDGLPGPEGAFHLCTSWLIRAYLLVGRRAEAEGLFREMIALAGPTGLLPEQYGPKTRRALGNHPQAFSHLGLIEAAIAIDRAD, via the coding sequence GTGACTCCAGAACTCCGTGAACGAATCGTCCAGGCGTCCCGCGCGCCGATCCTCCTCGTCGCGAGCGACTACGACGGCACGATCTCCCCGATCGTCGCCAACCCGCTCGACGCGAGGCCGCAGCGTGAGTCGATCGTTGCGCTCCAGGCGCTCGCCCAGATGCCGCAGACCCACGTCGCGGTGATTTCCGGGCGTTCGCTGCGCCAGCTCGCCGAGATGACTGGCCTTCCAGAGTCGGTGCACCTGGTCGGCAGCCACGGGAGCGAGTTCGACCCCGATTTCGCGTCGCGCCTCAGCGCCGAGCAGCAGCGTCTTCGCGACCGGCTGATCGAGTCGCTGGGCGCGCTCGCCGCGGCGCACCCGGGCTGCACGGTCGAGGAGAAGCCGGCGAGCGTCGCGTTCCATTACCGCAACGCGTCGGAGATCGACGCGCCCCGCGCGCTGCGAGCGGTCGAAGAGGGGCCGATGGCGTTCGAGGGCGTCACGGTCAAGCGCGGCAAGATGGTGATCGAGCTGTGCGTCACGCCCGTGAGCAAGGCCGACGCGCTGGAGCGCATCCGGCATCGAGTCGGCGCCGCCGTCGCGATCTTCGTGGGCGACGACGTGACCGACGAGGACGCGTTCGGCGTGCTGTCCGGCCCGGACCTGGCGATCAAGGTGGGGGAGGGCGAGACGCGCGCGTCGCTGCGTGTGGACGACACGCAGGAGGTCGCGCGGATGCTCGCCGAGCTCGCTGAGCTGCGCGAGGAATGGGTCCGCGGATGCGACGCGACGCCCATCGAGCAGCACTCGTACCTCTCCGATCAGCGCACCGGGGCGCTCGTGACCCCCGACGGTCGCGTCTCGTGGCTGTGCGCGCCGCGGGTCGATTCCCCGGCGATGTTCGCGCACCTTCTCGGGGGCGAGTCGGCCGGGCACTTCACGATCAGGCCGGCCCACCCCGACGCGAAGCCGCTCGAACAACGGTACGTAGGCGATTCGCTCGTGCTCGAGACGCGCTGGCGCGACCTGCGCGTCGTCGACTATCTCGACGTCTCATCGGGCCGCTCATCGCAGCGCGCCGGGCGCGTCGATCTCGTGCGCGTGGTCGAGGGCGAGGGCGCGGTCGAGATCACCTTCGCGCCGCGGCTGGACTTCGGGCGCGTCGGCACGACGCTCGAGGAGATCAACGACGGGCTCGCGGTCGAAGACACCCACGACCCAATCTCGCTGCGCGCGCCGGGCGTCGCGTGGACGATCACGCGCGAAGGACCGCACGACACGGCGCGCGCGCTCGTCGAAGTTTCGCCCGACCGCCCGCTCGTCCTCGAGCTGCGATACGGCGCGGGCGGCGGCGCCAGCGCCCACCCCGAGCCCGAGCGCCGAGAGCAGAGCCGGCGCGCGTGGGCGTCGTGGGCGTCGCGGCTCACACTCCCCGAGATCGAGCCCGAGCTCGTCCGGCGATCGGCGCTCACGCTCAAATCCCTCTGCTACGCGCCCACCGGCGCGATTCTCGCGGCCGCGACCACGAGTCTGCCCGAACACATCGGCGGCGTGCGCAACTGGGACTACCGCTACTGCTGGCTGCGCGACGGCGCGATGGCCGCCGCCGCCCTCGTCAAGCTCGGCAGCACCGGCGAGGCGATGCGCTTTCTCGACTGGGTGCTCGACGTCGTCGATCGCACCGATTCACCCGAGCGCCTCCACCCGCTCTACACGGTCAGCGGCGGGGAGCTGGGCGCCGAGGCCACGATCCAGGAGCTCTCCGGCTATCGCGGGTCGCGCCCGGTGCGCGTGGGCAACGCCGCGTCGCGCCAGGTGCAGCTCGACGTGTTCGGCCCGATCGTCGACCTGATCTGGCTGCTCCACGAGCGCGGCGCCCCGATCAGCGGCGAGCACTGGCGCCTCGTCGAGGCGATGGTCTCCGCCGTCCAGCGGCGCTGGCGCGAGCCCGACCACGGCATCTGGGAGGTCCGCGGCCCGCGCAGGCATCACACCCACTCCAAGCTTGAGTGCTGGGTCGCCGCCGACCGCGCCGTGCTGCTCGCGCAGCGGTTCCTGGGCCGGACGCGCGACGACTGGATCGCCCTGCGCGACACCATCGCGAAAGACCTGCTCGATCGCGCCTGGAGCGAGGAGCTCGGCGCCTACGGCGCGGCGTACGACCTGCACGAGCCAGACGCCGCGGTGCTCCCGCTCGCGATCTGCGGGCTCGTCAAGCCCGACGACGAGCGTTTCCGGCGCACGGTCGAGGTGATCGAGAAGCGACTCCGCCTCGGACCGGCGGTGTACCGCTATCGCTACGACGACGGGCTGCCCGGCCCCGAGGGCGCGTTCCACCTGTGCACCTCGTGGCTGATCCGCGCGTACCTGCTGGTTGGTCGCCGCGCCGAAGCGGAGGGCCTTTTCCGCGAGATGATCGCGCTTGCCGGGCCTACCGGGCTCCTGCCCGAGCAATACGGCCCCAAGACGCGCCGGGCGCTGGGGAATCACCCCCAGGCGTTCTCGCATCTGGGGCTCATCGAGGCCGCGATCGCGATCGATCGGGCGGACTGA
- a CDS encoding trehalose-6-phosphate synthase — MVSQVRQQEGPFGVARRAEFIVVANRLPVRKVKKGAGEAWATSPGGLVTALAPILRERGGTWVGWAGQPDEAPAPFTHDGIHIRAVPISADEIATFYEGFSNSTLWPLYHDAVRRPEFHRSWWWRYVEVNRRFAEAAAKALGPDGTVWIHDYQLQLVPGMLRELRPDARIGFFLHIPFPPVELFAQLPWRQQLLEGLLGADLVGFHTKNGVQNFIRTCKRYGEVDGTTTTLAYKGREVRVGPFPISIDVGEFETRASDPQVIQRAAQLRQMLGDWRKVILGVDRLDYTKGIDIRLRAFDDLLRQKLRTANDCVFVQVAVPSREQVGEYADLRSRVEQLVGHINGEHGEAGMAAVHYLYRNLPFDELIAFYLAADVMMVTPLRDGMNLVAKEWVTCRRDNTGVMILSEFTGAARELTQALLVNPHDIDGLSSTLNAALSLPEEEQKRRMIAMRRVVKRNDVFHWAATFLENLHQQ; from the coding sequence ATTGTTTCACAGGTGCGCCAGCAGGAAGGACCGTTCGGCGTGGCTCGCAGAGCAGAGTTCATCGTGGTCGCCAACCGCCTCCCGGTTCGGAAGGTGAAGAAAGGCGCAGGCGAAGCGTGGGCGACGAGCCCCGGCGGGCTTGTCACGGCGCTCGCCCCGATCCTGCGCGAGCGCGGCGGGACCTGGGTCGGCTGGGCCGGCCAGCCCGACGAAGCCCCGGCGCCCTTCACGCACGACGGCATCCACATCCGCGCCGTGCCCATCTCGGCCGACGAGATCGCGACCTTTTACGAGGGCTTCTCGAACAGCACGCTCTGGCCCCTCTACCACGACGCGGTGCGCCGCCCGGAATTCCATCGCTCGTGGTGGTGGCGATACGTCGAGGTCAACCGGCGCTTCGCGGAAGCCGCGGCCAAGGCGCTCGGCCCCGACGGGACGGTGTGGATCCACGACTACCAGCTCCAGCTCGTCCCGGGGATGCTTCGCGAGCTGCGCCCGGACGCCCGGATCGGGTTCTTCCTGCACATCCCCTTCCCGCCGGTCGAGCTGTTCGCCCAGCTCCCGTGGCGCCAGCAGCTGCTCGAGGGCCTGCTCGGCGCCGACCTCGTCGGCTTCCATACGAAGAACGGGGTGCAGAACTTCATCCGCACCTGCAAGCGCTACGGGGAAGTGGACGGCACAACGACGACGCTGGCGTACAAGGGGCGCGAGGTGCGCGTCGGGCCGTTCCCGATCTCCATCGATGTCGGTGAGTTCGAGACGCGCGCGTCCGACCCGCAGGTGATCCAGCGCGCCGCGCAGCTGCGACAGATGCTGGGCGACTGGCGCAAGGTCATCCTGGGCGTCGACCGGCTCGATTACACCAAGGGCATCGACATCCGCCTGCGCGCCTTCGACGACCTGCTGCGCCAGAAGCTGCGGACCGCGAACGACTGCGTCTTCGTGCAGGTCGCGGTGCCCAGCCGCGAGCAGGTGGGGGAGTACGCCGACCTGCGCTCGCGCGTCGAGCAGCTCGTGGGCCACATCAACGGCGAGCACGGCGAGGCCGGCATGGCCGCGGTGCATTACCTCTACCGCAACCTGCCCTTCGACGAGCTGATCGCGTTCTACCTCGCGGCGGATGTCATGATGGTGACGCCCCTGCGCGACGGGATGAACCTGGTCGCGAAGGAGTGGGTCACCTGCCGGCGCGACAACACCGGCGTGATGATCCTGAGCGAATTCACCGGCGCGGCCCGAGAACTCACGCAGGCGCTGCTCGTGAACCCCCACGACATCGACGGGCTCTCCTCGACGCTCAACGCGGCCCTCTCGCTGCCCGAAGAAGAGCAGAAGCGCCGGATGATCGCCATGCGCCGGGTCGTCAAGCGAAACGATGTGTTCCACTGGGCCGCGACCTTCCTCGAGAATCTCCATCAGCAGTGA